From the genome of Penicillium oxalicum strain HP7-1 chromosome VII, whole genome shotgun sequence:
AAGGTCGGCTTCCCTTTCGGGTAAGACTGGCCCAGCTCGCCATTTTCACTGCCAAGCGCTGCGAAGCAGGAAGCTGGCCGCACTTGCGGTACATGCGTcgccagaaaaagaagagtgggagaggggaggagaagaaatgtAAAAGACACGAAGCCTCACAGGTAGACTTTTTCCTTATAATCCAGTCTTTATCTTGATAAGTGATGCAGTTTTACCTAGGTAATTTGCCAGAGGGATAATATCTTACCACAGGGATTATATCTTGCCACAAGTCGCGAATATAGTTTCCCAGTCCCAGTTTGcttcgaaaaaaaaagtctgcACCTCAGGGATTCACTGATGCAACGCTGATGAGTCAAGAGTTGAGCTTGGGTGATTGGAGTGAGACCACCTCTCAGGACATGGACTTGGGTATACTCCTTCAGGGCAACTCCAGGCCATTGTGGAGCTGAGACCATAAGTGGAAAATTCTCACAGTCATTCGGAGGGACAATCCGTCCCTGcttccaaaagaaaatgatGACTACTTATTTTCATATAGGGCAATGCAGAGAGCGTGAAAATCCAAGCAGGCTGGACTTTTCTTTACGCGGTCTGGTCCCCTGGGCGTGGAATCGGCACTTATCCAGGAGGCAGAAATTACTGGGTATGGTAGAGCATGCAACCCAGTTGGGAAATCTTGGACGAGGTAAATGGACACTGGTTAAATCAGAGCGATAAGCCGAGCCGTACGACTTCTCGCCATCGCGCCTCTGCTAGAACGAGGCACCGGGGAAGGAATTTCAACACTGAAGTAAATTGAATTGTCGTTAAGCCATAAGGGGTATGAATCATGGTACAAGAAGCCAGTGAACTAGGATTTAAGTTGAAAAGACATaggcagaaaagaaagagcgTGTGAGGGGGCGAGCGCCGCGGATCAGTCTAGTAGGGCGAGTTGACAATGTCATCGCGACCAAGACGGCTGCTCCATCTGCCATTGCGGGCGCGATTCGGGGTCATGGGCCCCGCAATACTCTCACGGGTGGGTTTCTGGAAGCTACGCTTGGCAACCATATTCACCTCGTTGGGGAGAGCGACAATCACGTTTTTGTCGGAGCCGAAGCGGAAGTTGTCTGCCATGACGTCCTCTCCATAACGCTTGATTGTATACGGGTCCTTCCGGCCCGCAACGATCTTCTTGAGACTCCAGGTCACGATGAAGGGACCAGTGGCAGTAATGATGGAGGTTTCTTGAGAATCAACACCCGTATTGAATCGGGCAGGGGTGAACGCCAGAGGCTTCTTCGTCTCATGCTGGAATTGGGCAACATGGGCAGGCTGGAGGCCAAGACGACGGGGCTGAGGTTTGGAATCTTTGGCAAAGGACTTCTCAAATCCGAGCTTGCCTTCATTCTTGCCCTCTTTCTGCAAAGAATCGAtcagaagaagataagtCCGGCAAGTAGCCAAGACCCAGCGACCATCCGCGGAGACATCCAATCCGATGATCGGCTCGCCAAGAGCGGGAATATGGGTCTTTGCGTTAATACCCAGTCGATCGAACATACGGATATCACCCTTGTTAGAAGCGACGGCCAAGTAGCCCTTCTCGGTTGTGGCCATGGCGGAGAAATCATTCTTGCTGGCGTACTGCTTCAAGTCGGAATCCACCAGTTTATTGCCAGAAAGACGAGGATCGATCCGGAAAAGCGCGTTCTTGGAGGCACCAACAAAGGGCTGAGCGGCAGTCATCTGGGAAAATTTCTGTGAAAGATGGTCAGCAAACCTTGCACATACTGGCGAACAAAAGACGGAGTGACACTCCAGTCAAATTTTGAACTCACGTTCTCCGGAGCGAATGTCTCGACGGGAATATCGTCATGGACCTTCCACTCATCAACCACCTTTCCATATTCCAAATCCATGCGATAAAGAGCGTTCGGGTCATCGCCGTTCTGAAGAATCATGTTGCGATCCTCTGCATGCAGCATGACTTTCTTTGGGCTAAACAATTTGCCCCCGGGGGTCTCAACCTTGGAAATTGTCGTAGAGAATTCCAAATTGTTGTTCGGAGTATGCTTGAAGACACCGATCTTGGATCCGCGCACGACAAAGGAGCGGTCATGTTTGTAGCCCACAGCAAGTTGAGAGTTCTTGTTGCCGTCTTGCTCGTGGAGGTTCacgtcatcttcctcttcgtcactATCGTAGTGCTCACTGCGTTGTCCGTCATCCTGCTCActctcgtcctcctcctcttcctcttcctcttcctcttcctcctcgggcttATCTTCCGCGTCGTCCAAGGTCAGTTCTTGGAATGCGTCCATCACGTATTCCCGATCGTTCTCCTTGACTTTCTCCCATTTCAACTCGTTCAGTTGCTCCCACAATGCTTGCATCAGGCCTTCCTGGAATCTCTCTTCCGACGACTGGTCCTTGAAGCGTAGTAGCCAGGAATATGCTGAGCCGTCTTCCGCATAGtggttgaagatgaaggagaggTACTCAAAATTGAAAACAGGGTTAATGTCACCCACAACTGCCTGACCGAGCCAATCCTTGTCCTTGCCGCTAATCTGCAACCAGTACTGCCAGTTTCCGACCTCTGAGACGGTCGCGATGACCTCGGGATCCTGCAAAACGAATGTACCAGAGGCGAAATCGAACATGTGAAGCTCCGCTCgctccttcgctaatacCTCCTTTGCCTCCGGCTGAGCTGCGGCTGGTGGTGCAGTAGTTGGCTTCTCGGGGCCCTCGGGAGCTTTGGCCTGTCCCTTGGACTGAGCGTATTTGACATCTTGCGCCATGGCAGCTGCCGAGTCGGCGGACGTGACCACACGTTCGGGCGACTTGGCTGTAGGAGAAGAAACGGGACTGGCGGACGGAATAGGTTCCTCTTGTTGATACTCAAATTCTTTGAGCTCGTCGTCAGTGGCTTTTTGCGCGCTACGGCGATACTTGCGCTCGTATTGGCACTGCAACGCCGCTAGTTCAAAGGTAGCGACCTTTTCCGCGGGGACGGAAGGATCACAAATAAATTCGTATAAATCGCCTTGGTCACCACTCAAGTCATCCCAGGCAAGGATCTTATTTCCGTCACGAAGCTCCGA
Proteins encoded in this window:
- a CDS encoding Vacuolar import and degradation protein 27 codes for the protein MFMLRNVGKFLFGDTSKESIIEIPQGQLYIVRPLSPKGYSELIFKDAAATIRRTGQEFQYQLVIQRAYEEGEEELADDEDEQGVADILDKDEKIFLLDQSLHFRSELRDGNKILAWDDLSGDQGDLYEFICDPSVPAEKVATFELAALQCQYERKYRRSAQKATDDELKEFEYQQEEPIPSASPVSSPTAKSPERVVTSADSAAAMAQDVKYAQSKGQAKAPEGPEKPTTAPPAAAQPEAKEVLAKERAELHMFDFASGTFVLQDPEVIATVSEVGNWQYWLQISGKDKDWLGQAVVGDINPVFNFEYLSFIFNHYAEDGSAYSWLLRFKDQSSEERFQEGLMQALWEQLNELKWEKVKENDREYVMDAFQELTLDDAEDKPEEEEEEEEEEEEDESEQDDGQRSEHYDSDEEEDDVNLHEQDGNKNSQLAVGYKHDRSFVVRGSKIGVFKHTPNNNLEFSTTISKVETPGGKLFSPKKVMLHAEDRNMILQNGDDPNALYRMDLEYGKVVDEWKVHDDIPVETFAPENKFSQMTAAQPFVGASKNALFRIDPRLSGNKLVDSDLKQYASKNDFSAMATTEKGYLAVASNKGDIRMFDRLGINAKTHIPALGEPIIGLDVSADGRWVLATCRTYLLLIDSLQKEGKNEGKLGFEKSFAKDSKPQPRRLGLQPAHVAQFQHETKKPLAFTPARFNTGVDSQETSIITATGPFIVTWSLKKIVAGRKDPYTIKRYGEDVMADNFRFGSDKNVIVALPNEVNMVAKRSFQKPTRESIAGPMTPNRARNGRWSSRLGRDDIVNSPY